The Candidatus Hydrogenedentota bacterium sequence CCCTGGAAGTCATACCGGATGCCGAGGTGCTGGCTCCCGTACCCTCCGAAGAAGCGCCGGTGCCCGATTATGAGGAATTTGACGAGACGCCTGCCGAAGTGGATGAAGTCCGCTACGAACTCGACCGGGATTCGGATGCGGCCATGGAAGAACCCCAAGAAGGGGAAGACGAACCGGTGGAGTTCGAAGAGCCCGCAGACATTCCGAGTGAATCCGCCGTGGCCGGGGAATCGCCAGAAGAGCAGCGATTTGACGCGTCGGCTCCTTCTCCCGAGGAGCACGAATCCGATGCTCCCGTGCGCGAGACCAAGTCCGGCCAGGCCATTTGGGACTTCTTCTGAGCCTCGCCCAATCAGGAAGCTGTCAGCACTTCCCTAAGTTTGTTGGCAAGCGCGTGAATTGAGTACGGCTTCCCAATAAACTGCACCCCTTGCGACAGAACGCCGTGGTGGACGATGGCGTCTTCCGTGTAACCGGACGCGAATAGGACCTTGATTTCGGGTCTGAACTTGAGTAGTTCTTCCGCGAGGGTCGGCCCGTTCATGCCTGGCATTACGACATCTGTCATCAGCAGATGAATCTTCCCCGGGAAATTCCGCGCGGCGAGCAAGGCGTCTCCCGCGTTGGCATGCGGCAGCACGTTGTATCCGAGCTTGGTCAGAAAGCGATTTGCCAGGTCGCGCACGACTTGTTCGTCTTCAACCAACAGGATTGTTTCCTGCCCTAAGGCAAGGGATCGTGCGGCCAAGTTCTTCAAGGGTTTTGCCTCACCCCCCACACGGGGCAAGTAAATCTTGAACGTTGTCCCCCGCCCTACCTCGCTGTACACCTCTATCGAACCACCGTTCTGTTTCACGACCCCGTAAATCGTCGCGAGTCCAAGTCCTGTCCCCTTGCCGCGCGGTTTGGTCGTAAAGAACGGTTCGAACAAGTGCGACTTCACCTCAGGCGACATACCGCAACCGGTATCCGAGACGCTTAACACGATGTATTCGCCCGGCACCGCGTCTACGTGATTTCGACAGTAGTCTTCGTCGAGTGTGGCCAAGTCGGTTTCGAGACTCAGTCGTCCACCGAGTGGCATCGCGTCTCGCGCGTTTACAGCCAAGTTGATAATGACTTGCTCCAATTGTCCAGGGTCGGCGTTGACTTGCGCCTCCGAAGTACGCGGGACCATGTATAGCTGCACGTCCTCGCCGATGAGACGCCCGAGCATTTTGTGCATCCGCTCAATCAGGGCGTTCAAATCGAGAACGCGCGGCTCGATGATCTGCTTTCTGGAAAAGGCCAACAATTGACGAGTCAAGGCCGCGGCGCTCTCTGCCGCGTGCCCAATCTCTTGGAGTAACACACGCAGCGGATCCCGGTCCCCCAATTCCATCATGGCCAACTCTACGTTCCCCGATATGCTGGTAAGCAGATTGTTGAAATCGTGGGCGACTCCTCCCGCGAGCCTGCCTATGGACTCCATCTTCTGCGCGTGACGCAGTTGACCCTCCAGCGCAAGCTTTTCCTCCTCCGCGCGCTTGCGGCTCGACACATCGCGCAAAAAACCTTGAACAACCCTCTTTCCGCCTTTCAGCGCAACTACATTGGGGCTAA is a genomic window containing:
- a CDS encoding PAS domain S-box protein, yielding MPQENLPQAEGDNTEFVSLQTRCAAMEKELATLRHETAALWRNEQAFRQMIREFPFLFIAFDESGVVFHWNETCERVTGYTKEEMVANPKALELLYPDATYRAIIVELISDPDCELHNEEMVLTTKSGEGRVISWSDISVRVPIPGWKRWTIGQDVTDWRRAEDALTEANERMRALFMGAPDAVFVSDAETAVILDMNPQAERLLERCKEELIGKTIAALHPSGQQADHLRRFYSVQEGRDTGFLQAEIVTASGKIVPVEISPNVVALKGGKRVVQGFLRDVSSRKRAEEEKLALEGQLRHAQKMESIGRLAGGVAHDFNNLLTSISGNVELAMMELGDRDPLRVLLQEIGHAAESAAALTRQLLAFSRKQIIEPRVLDLNALIERMHKMLGRLIGEDVQLYMVPRTSEAQVNADPGQLEQVIINLAVNARDAMPLGGRLSLETDLATLDEDYCRNHVDAVPGEYIVLSVSDTGCGMSPEVKSHLFEPFFTTKPRGKGTGLGLATIYGVVKQNGGSIEVYSEVGRGTTFKIYLPRVGGEAKPLKNLAARSLALGQETILLVEDEQVVRDLANRFLTKLGYNVLPHANAGDALLAARNFPGKIHLLMTDVVMPGMNGPTLAEELLKFRPEIKVLFASGYTEDAIVHHGVLSQGVQFIGKPYSIHALANKLREVLTAS